The Carassius auratus strain Wakin chromosome 21, ASM336829v1, whole genome shotgun sequence sequence ATCTCATGTTTTGTGAACTATTTGTGCAGCGCAAGTTGCACCACAGCAATACATACAGATTCACTAGTAATTTAAGGTGTAGTTGTCAGTACTGCTGTGGTTTGTATTAAATGGTGTACTAATAAAGAGTTGCAAATGTAAAACTGTAAAGGACAGGTTTGGCAGCATTTTCCTTATTTGATGCATTGAAATATTCTACTTTTGAACATGGTTTTCACCTCTTGGTTTGGGATATTCATCAGCAGCCCTTCACAATGTTAAAACCCTTAATTTggttaaattctaaaaatacatgaaaatgttttataacatACGCAAAAGTTTTCACTACAATATGTGTGGACGTCAGGAAATCTAAGTTCCATTAAAAGTTAAGACTGCCACAATGGATCTCATGCCAGCTAACTAAATTATTCGATTAACTTTTTCACACAGTGAGAGAGAATTATTGGTTTATTTGttgattactttattattttctgGAGGAGCTCAGCGAGAAATATGGCGAGAAATATGATTCTGTGACTCTTTGTAACACTATAAATCAAGGTTATGTACATTACCACATCACATGTAACACTTTTTACATAGTCATTCTAAAGTATTGTGcattaataaatatcaaatataattttggaaatttttaatttaaaaatatgattttgtttaTCTGTTGTTCGTACATCTCTTTATTTTGATATGAAAATGAATTAGTAGACTGtatgacattttttaaagattttaaatactGTGATAAAATTATGTGATGTCAGTGTATTCACAACCTTATTGTGGTGTTACAGATACATTATTAGTATACTAAGAAATACAATTCTGGAAAGTCTTTTCAAAGGATATACCCTAACAGTAACATTAACAACATTTTACATTGAACTTGGTGTCATTAGGAACATGGCCCTGATTTCCATCTGACAATTTTATGTACTCTTATTTTATTCCTATACTGTCAGTTTTATCTCCTGATGTATGTGCATGTTTACATGTGCTTTCTGTAAAGCACTCTTTAAAATGGTTGTATATAAAGTAAGTTTTACTTTTTTAGAGGTACCTTTGAAAACGTTtcaaagaacattattttattaaagatcTCATGATGAGTAAATCTCTTAATAAATGTCTCACTGGAATGTTCTATTCATGAAGTTTTTTCCACTTTAGGCattctgcatatttttttttttattaaatccacAACCTTTTTTATAACTCTTAAAAGAGCTGCAGATTCATAccttttatattaaaagtttcaGATTTGCTTTAAATATCTAAAGGCATCCATTAAACTAAGCAGATATTTGAGAACTTCTACATGAGTAAggaaactattaaaaatgattaCAACCACAAATAATGTCAAGAAAAAAGTCAGCAAATCTTTTTGATCATCAGGAAGCATGTTTTTATTGCATTGGCAGCAAAGATTCACTTATTACAATCTATTGCAAGAATTATGCCTCACTCCAAAATATAATCTACTTCACAAGCATACATTCACTCAGATATGTATCATCTCAGTGACATCAGATGAATGTGATTTCAATGCTCTGAGCTCCATTGGTCAAGGCATATTGATAGTTACAGCGCGAAGTAGAGAAGCAGGTCAGGCTACTATTTGTGCTGTTTTAGATCTGACTCATTACTTCTTCCCCTTGGGTTTCTCAGTCTCCTCCTTTCCCTTTTCTTGCTTCACACTTTCCTTTTTCTCACTCTTGTCTTTCTCACTTTTGTCTTTTCCCTTAGGCTTTTCTGGCTCTGCCTTTTCCTTAGCTTTGGGTTTCTCTGGTTCTTCCTTGCCTTTATCCTTTGACTCTTCAGGTACAGGTTCAATTTTCTCCTTGGCTTTTTCTTTGACTGGTTCAGGTTCGACTTCCTCTTTGGCTTTTTCAGCCTTAGGCTCAACTTTTTCCTTCTCAGTTTCCTTCTCTACCTTGTCTTTTTCTACTTTAGTGTCTTCCTTGTCTGCCTCTGTATCTTCCTTGGCCTTATCAACACTTGTGTCAGCTTTCTCCTCACTTTTCTCTGTTTCAGTATCCTCCTCTGCAGCCACTTCCTCCTCATCACctttctctccctcttcctcCTTTCCCTCTTCCCCACCTCCCTCTTTTTCATCTCCTTTCTCTTCTTCCCCTTTAACATCTTTCTTTTCTTCAGTCTCTTCCTCTGCTGCAGCTTCCTCTTCCTCCGCTGCaacttcctcttcctctgctgCAGCTTCCTCTTTCTCAGCTCCATTTTCCTCTTCCTCTACTACAGCTTCCTCTGCTCCAGCTTCCTCTTCTTGTTCAGCACCTGTTTAAAACAGTAATTTAGTAATGAATATCTTGTATTTTATTCTTAATTACTACAACAGCATCTGAATCTTACCTTCCGCTTCCTcctttgtttcttcttcttcctccttctcttcctcctcctcttcctttaCTTCCGcttcttcctctttctcctcttcttcatccttgGTAGGACTGGCAGCAGCTTCTTGAGCTTGACTGGATGTGATGGCCTCATCGGCTGAgagggatgcactaacaaggcgAGATCCAAGCAGGTAGGGGGCGCCAGAGCTCAAGGAGGACAGTGAGAACATGGGTCGGGAGTAAACGGGACCGGAAGAATAAGCACCGACCAATCCTCCCACACCCACATTGAAGCGAGACTCCTCCCCCTCAAGCAACTTCCTGCaaaaacagaaatgatcatgtgACGAATTGGAAGTAttcacattaatttaaaaatctgACTTTATATTAGTGGTTCAACCTGTAAGCAGCTATCTCAATATCAAGTGCCATCTTGACATTGAGAAGATCCTGGTATTCTCTAAGGTATCTCGCCATTTCGCCTTTAGTAGCTCGAAGCTCATCCTCAAGGTCACTGATTGTATCCTGCAGGAAAGGATAGGCGTCAAAATAATGGTTTGAGAACTTAAATGACTCAAAATAGTGCTTACTAGAACTAACCTGCATGGCTGCAATCTCTGCACTCTGCTTGTCCTCCACCTCCCTGAGCTGCTTCTCCAGAGACTCATTCAGACCTTTGCAGGCATCGATCTCAAGGACACATGACTGAAGTTGGCGGCGATACTCTCCTACTTCATCCTTGGAGTTCCTCACTGCATCAGTGTGGTGCACTACGCTCTCTGTCAGGTGGCCCATCTTCCCACGGAACCATTCTTCAGCTGACTGTATGTTCTTGGCTGCCAGCTTCTCGTACTGTGCTCTGATGTCGCGCAGGGCACTGGACAGATCGGGCTTGGTGGTCTCCGCCTCAATGGCGAACTGGGCTCCATATTGAATACTGGCCTGCAGCTCTGAGATCTCACCCTCATGTACCTTCTTCAGGAACGCCATCTCATTTAGCAATGTATCAACCttcttccccagctccacctgagcCAGAGTGCCGTCATCTGCCTCCTTTCGGGCCTCCAGAAACCTGGCTTCGGTGTCCTCACGGGCAACCACCTCTTCCTCATACCTGGCCTGCAGACTCCGGAAGGCATTTTCCATACTCTCCCGGTGGCTCAGCGCAGCCTGCATCTCCATGCGGGCCTCCTCGACGGCGGCTCTCAGTGTGCGGACCTCTTGTTCGTACAGGCCCCTCAGGCGGGAAGGCTCCACATGACTCTGCCTCAGCAGGAGCAGCTGAGCCTCCAGAGCACGGTTCTGCTGCTCTAGTTCATGGACGCGCTCGATGTAACCAGCGAAGCGGTCGTTGAGCTCTTGCAGCTGATCCTTCTCTTGAGTTCGCACTGTCCGGAATTCGGAGCTTATCTGGGTGGCATGGCTGATGTCCATGTCCATGGAGCGGCCAGGGCCGCTCAGCAGCAGTCCGGCGGAGGCCCTTCCGGGGGAGGCATAGTGGAGGCGGCTCGAGGAGAGAGAAGGGGTATGGGCGGAGAAAGTGGTGCGAGACCGACCACGCTGAGAAACCCGGGGGCTGCTCTCCACATACCAGCGCTTGTACGAGGGCGAGAAGTAGGGGTCAAACCCAACGGCACTCATGGCTCCAAGGACAAGCTGCTCTGTGCCTCACAGTCAGCTCGATCAGCCCTGAAACACTGATCTGCTGCTCCTACCGCAGTCAGTGCAGCTTATATAGCCAGAAAGGAGCTCTGACGCAAGTGATTTTCTAAACTCTGACAATGCAGTATCaatagcagagagagagagagagagagagagagctacatGCAGTTGTATGTGCAAAGCAAGGAGTATAATACACTTCTGATAAGAAATTATGACATATTTGAACGTATCTCTGAAAGTATCATAATTTATACATGTTTAAGTATACGCACTGTGAATGCCACCAAGGTCATAATTTGCATAAGAAGCTAAAATTAAGCAAATTATGCTTTGCACTGTACCTcgatttaatatgtattttaattattaacctGATTATGGTATGTTAATGGTTCAAATATATCCATACCACACAGTTTCCACTGCAGATACAGAGATGAAAGCTGGAGGAcgagaggaagagagggagagaggagggGGGTGGAAACCAAGTGAGGAATGGTTATGGctctattttaaaatgctttaccTGTGGAAACACACCATCGCCTCTGTTGGATATGAAAGGTAGTACATATAAAATGATACACATGAACAAAAAAGTTAACGTTTCACCTTAATCAGactgaattgttttttttctttttctttttttacctaaataatgtttaaatagttaataactagcaataatgaactttataataaactaaaatgtgtttttttgagaCCATtgctatatttttattgtaagctGACAAACCCAGATATACATGTGgcataaatatacattaatttctttaattaaattgttatataaattatactttatGACATTAAGAAGTTCATTATATCTAGCTATTAAAAGATTAACAGGATACTTAAATCCTCAGTGGCCAAAAAAGCCTGGAAACTCTTGCTGTACTGTACATTATGAGGCCTCTACATTCAAGCTACATTTGAGCTCCAGTGTTTGCTGATGGCCTCTGAGATCTAAGGCTTACTCTGATCTTTGCACTTTTATTCCACACTTCTCAGTTTAAAAGTCATGTTGCTATTTTGAATCTGTCCACAACCTCTGCCCTTCGAGCAGTAGATTGATATCCGGTCCGCCCCCCTTACACATCAGAGTCAACTGGTAAGTTCAGCTGTCATTCTGAAAGtgaaacattctgattggttcaaAGCAGAATATATTTGACATATATGATGGGCCACATACCAGAATGCTATAAAAAGAGCATAGCACAGGCAAGCAGGGCTCTCTGTCTTTCACAGAGTGTGTGAACAACAGGAAAAAGGGCTGTGTTTGGTGGGTTTAGTCTGGAAAATTCTGTAGTAAAACCCAAATTTGTTCAAAATGGCTGCTGCTCATCGTTTAGTGATTGTACGCCACGGCGAGAGCTCCTGGAACCAAGAGAACCGTTTCTGTGGCTGGTTTGATGCAGATCTCAGTGAAAAGGGTCTGGAGGAAGCAAAGCGAGGTGCTCAAGCCATCAAAGATGCAGGCATGAAGTTTGATGTGTGCTACACTTCCGTTTTGAAGCGCGCTATCAAGACTCTGTGGACCATCATGGAGGTCACAGACCAGATGTGGCTGCCTGTAGTGCGCACCTGGCGTCTGAATGAACGGCACTACGGTGGTCTGACTGGTCTGAACAAGGCAGAGACGGCAGCCAAGCACGGAGAGGAGCAGGTCAAGATCTGGCGCCGATCATTTGATATTCCCCCTCCTCCTATGGATAAGGACCATTCATATCACAAGATCATCAGTGAGGTAAGAGAAAGAGATCAGATTTTaaaggtaaatataaaaaatattaatataaatatttttttaaaataaatgatttaaatatatatataatatgacaatatataatcattatatatatatatatatatatatatatatatatatatatatatatatatatatatatgtgtgtgtgtgtgtgtgtgtgtgtgtgtgtgtgtgtgtgtgtgtgtatatatatatatatatatatatatatatatataaaattatatatatatttatttatatataatgataaatattaaataaatatttgcaaataaatattacataataacaatatattttataattaatacaatataaattgtatgtttcatatatatatatatatatatatatattagtgctgtcaatcgattaaaaaaaattaactaattaatcgcacaatttttaaaaattaatcgcgattaatcgcgattaatcgcaattaaaagactgaaactttttggatatgtaaatgtaaaatgttaataattaatgtaaactcaagacaaagaaactatttaaattcaaaatatgattgtttattggattttttgtttaacttgtaacagattttctcatgtaaacaacataccttcaataaaccatcaatatcctccaaattaactgttggcttggaagccatatttattacagaaataaaaacacagaaatgtaagtaccatttgaatttcaaaacaatcaatgccaataaaaaacaaaaatgatttccatgttgaattctgagtggactgcaaaaaaattccaaagtatagtcattgccagtgctttaagtggccagtatgcaccagtactcagtaccgccacttccaaatatagctcttgagcgtaccgccacctctccgtgcgcccagaacgtgcttgtagcgtaccggtacgctcatttggacatctgttttaatagaggttttaatcttttacctgcactgccgattttcagagcgcccttcacaatgcaagcttcctaattcatcccacccagagcagaaactacattacccattcacccttaagttatacaagtgaatagcgcatgtgtcgcttttcccactgttaagtgtcaacaactcaacgtggccggagaaggtgtgtgaaactcgttgtgagttatacttaAGCAAAAtattgagtatttattgtctgataaacattaaaaactgtctgcggaggttgagtcgtcctgcagcccccgctggctgttcattggctgcagcatcttttttctaagttctaaaaaaataccgtagacggcaaggcacaaatttagatattcatttatctaattaatctatagcctatgcacaaagacaatatgatctttttgtcccctttttgttttaaagcttgatgaagagagagagcgcaagttgctgcagctgaggaggacagtgatgcacgcgcacaggagtgattgacagttcgcggcactgtgtacaaaaaatactccgctacacaattatttcgttattttaatgttgctgtttcttgtggcagactgaatgaagagtaatgtttcttgtggcagactgaagagtaatccggcagagttttatactgaaactttccgtctaaaagtccttccttggtcttatccatatttctttgcacgttgaacacacataggccacaactggaaataaaaaaaaactgcaaccgcgttaattgcgttatttttttttaacgcgttaaatatttcaaattaatcgaatgcgttaacgcgctaattttgacagcactaatatatatatatatgtgtgtgtgtgtgtgtgtgtgtgtgtgtgtgtgtgtgtctgtgtgtgtaaataGATGTTTCAATGTAACaatatactttataatttatacatataaatgtttaaacaaatagttaatatatatactgtatatatatatatatgtatgtatgtatgtatgtatgtatgtatgtatgtatatatattaatcttaAACTATTCATTACAAAattattcatacatttaattCTGGCATTATTCATCGATGCACGTGTCTAGCATGTGACACTTCGCTTTTACGTCACTAATGTAAACACTGATCATGGCTTGGCTCCACGTCTGATCATGTTCCATTCCTATCTCTCACCAGTCAAGACGATACAAGGGTCTGAAAGAGGGCGAGCTTCCCATCTGCGAGAGTTTGAAGGACACCATCGCTCGTGCACTGCCTTTCTGGAATGAGGTTATTGTACCTGAGATCAAGGCCGGCAAAAACGTTATAATCGCAGCTCATGGCAACAGCCTCCGTGGCATCGTCAAGCACTTAGAAAGTGAGTATCATCCGACCAAGCATTTAGTTAAAAGACTATTCAGGGAATCAATCGGGCGATGGATTATATAACAGAACTTCAAGTTAGCTCAGCATGTCAAGGAACAAGTACATACAGCATTCAAAAACACAGAATGTGTTCGACCGCCTGGCCTAAATGATACCAGACGACACAGGGATCCACATTCATACATAGAAGAGATGAAGAGGTTCCTCTTACAAGCACAACCTTTCAGCAGAAAGGTTCAGCATTCTCCCTTGAAGCCAATGCACTGTACGAAGTAAAGGTTACAGGGGTTAAGGAAAGGTCGAGGCTGTGAAAACTCAATGTATGTGACATGATGTTCACCTGTGCCCACAGGTATGTCAGACGCAGCCATCATGGAGCTGAACCTGCCCACAGGCATTCCCATCGTCTATGAGCTGGACAAGGACCTGAAGCCCATCAAACCCATGCAGTTCCTGGGAGACGAGGAAACGGTGCGCAGAGCCATGGAGGCTGTGGCCGCCCAGGGCAAGGTCAAAAAGTGAAGAGCTGACACAAACCCAGAGACTGAAATACCCACAACCCTAAAAGAAAATAGGTCGCACTATTGGATCCAAGTCAGTTTAAAGACCATCAAATGAATGAAAGTGAACACATGACATGGATGCGACCGTCACCCCTCCCCCCCAAACATTCTCACATTTCATCCCCATTTGTAAACCCCCTTGTGTTGGACTACCCCACACTGACACCACAAATAAAAGTGAGAACCACTTTGTGTACCTCCTTTTTCGCTTGAGTCATCCCCCCACTCCCTTCTTCTCTCTCTGCATTAATTCAGGGATTTCAGCAGAATGGTGTGCTGCTGTGTAAGCTGACCCAAAGGGCACACCAAAGAGGTCTCGGAGTTCATTTTGGCAGCCGTCCCACACTGTGGTGCAGTGGCGGCTCATCTAGCCATAGCTCTCTCAAGAGCCCGCTGCACAGACGGCCCATAATGGCTACGGCATCCTGCCAGCACCACAATTAGCAGCAGATCAGGTTTTATGGTGACAAAAGGACAGGGGTGTGTGTGGATGTGCATGTGTGACGGTCTATGATTGGAAAAGGACAGAGTCGGAACTAGACAGTCACAGTACCCCCAAAATTGCTCAGGGACTAATTCATTATGTAGGAAGACTAATATTAGGTTGGGCCTTCAGTATTGACAGCATAGAGTAACATGTAGTTTAATCTATTATTAAAGCACTGATCCAAAACTAATGTGTCActgcgatttatttatttacataactaCACTGCAGGATTAGTAGGATTAGTAGCCCTTatttattcacaatttaacaAATGATATGTATACAAATTCAAATATAAAGTacactgattacatgtaatcagaaTTACGCGATCAGATtgcaaaaattaagtatttataattaaaatttaaaaatatataatttgtatatatatatatatatatatatatatatatatatatatatatatatatatatatatattagaattagaatgaatgattaaatattaatttgtgtttattttatctgCCTTTGAAACTGTTTATTCTGGTTTGATGCTTTACATAAAAATTTTAAAGCATCACTCCAAAAATAAATTCTTATATTACTAATTATATTAGTTACATTTCTGTAATAGTAattatattactaaaaataaataaataaaaactacacaaAAGTGATATTTGAAGCAAAGGATTAAtagcgtgtgtatgtgtgtgtgtatgtgtgtgtgtgtgtgtgtgtgtgtgtgtgtgtgtgtgtgtgtgtgtgtgtgtgtgtgtgtgtgtgtgtgtgtgtgtgtgtgtgtgtgtgtgtgtggtttatgctggtttagTGCTGGAATGCCTGCCAAAATATCAGAGTCCTAAACACAATTTAGGATATAAGATAAAACACGAATAAACTATAAGTGAGCGATCACATTTGAAATGCAAATGCAGCACTTTTGCAGTTCTACAAAGGGCAAAGTATGAAGAGTAAATCATGGCAATATACTGTTAAACATTGATATGGTGCAATGGCACAATTTGCCTGCAAGTCTGGGTGTGTTTCCAAACCGCTTTAGTAAATCAACTCAATACTGCCATCTAATGTTTAACAAAAAGTATTACATAACATTCTGCTCGGCCACGGAAAAAATACAGAGTACTCGGAGTGAGTTAATTCTACATATTATTTTAAGGTGTATTCCAAATCTATTTGTT is a genomic window containing:
- the LOC113038727 gene encoding neurofilament light polypeptide-like yields the protein MSAVGFDPYFSPSYKRWYVESSPRVSQRGRSRTTFSAHTPSLSSSRLHYASPGRASAGLLLSGPGRSMDMDISHATQISSEFRTVRTQEKDQLQELNDRFAGYIERVHELEQQNRALEAQLLLLRQSHVEPSRLRGLYEQEVRTLRAAVEEARMEMQAALSHRESMENAFRSLQARYEEEVVAREDTEARFLEARKEADDGTLAQVELGKKVDTLLNEMAFLKKVHEGEISELQASIQYGAQFAIEAETTKPDLSSALRDIRAQYEKLAAKNIQSAEEWFRGKMGHLTESVVHHTDAVRNSKDEVGEYRRQLQSCVLEIDACKGLNESLEKQLREVEDKQSAEIAAMQDTISDLEDELRATKGEMARYLREYQDLLNVKMALDIEIAAYRKLLEGEESRFNVGVGGLVGAYSSGPVYSRPMFSLSSLSSGAPYLLGSRLVSASLSADEAITSSQAQEAAASPTKDEEEEKEEEAEVKEEEEEEKEEEEETKEEAEGAEQEEEAGAEEAVVEEEENGAEKEEAAAEEEEVAAEEEEAAAEEETEEKKDVKGEEEKGDEKEGGGEEGKEEEGEKGDEEEVAAEEDTETEKSEEKADTSVDKAKEDTEADKEDTKVEKDKVEKETEKEKVEPKAEKAKEEVEPEPVKEKAKEKIEPVPEESKDKGKEEPEKPKAKEKAEPEKPKGKDKSEKDKSEKKESVKQEKGKEETEKPKGKK
- the LOC113038751 gene encoding phosphoglycerate mutase 2-like; amino-acid sequence: MAAAHRLVIVRHGESSWNQENRFCGWFDADLSEKGLEEAKRGAQAIKDAGMKFDVCYTSVLKRAIKTLWTIMEVTDQMWLPVVRTWRLNERHYGGLTGLNKAETAAKHGEEQVKIWRRSFDIPPPPMDKDHSYHKIISESRRYKGLKEGELPICESLKDTIARALPFWNEVIVPEIKAGKNVIIAAHGNSLRGIVKHLESMSDAAIMELNLPTGIPIVYELDKDLKPIKPMQFLGDEETVRRAMEAVAAQGKVKK